In one Rhodococcus sp. B50 genomic region, the following are encoded:
- a CDS encoding adenylate/guanylate cyclase domain-containing protein → MDPPVTRYIQRDGHALAYQVVGEGPHPIAWFFEDMMHPDLMWTDPHFHYNFERCSRFARSLFFQRRGFGLSDPVDHVPTLEEQADDVVAVLDDAEVTQATLVGAASTCGALALVAARYPDRVSGLVLAEPWSDALLPEDGGPPPGWTACERDRFVESYRDVYACWGQGQLTSLTHPTLDTPHNRRIMALLERCSATPRTAREHLEWALRANYSSVLPAIQCPTKVLHQPDSLFAREAVRRVAAHVPNGRFYDLPPIPVGATLGEVLIPVLDHVEELASGVDHPVDADRFLGTVLFTDVVRSTDLLAEVGDRHFARLLGAHDRLVRVEVEAGGGTLVGIAGDGTLSVFDGPVAALQCAHRIIRTTTTLGLTLRSGVHVGTVTRAGPELTGMTVHIGARIAASSGPAEVRCSQAVRDLAVGAEFDFTDLGRHRLKGVPVQVQMFTATIRARPTQPALPPRPTVSDRAVLTMARRAPSMLRELARLTDRRNRARNVRNSRRGDPPEDNVSTRP, encoded by the coding sequence ATGGACCCGCCCGTGACGCGGTACATCCAGCGCGACGGCCACGCACTGGCGTATCAGGTGGTGGGCGAGGGGCCGCATCCGATCGCGTGGTTCTTCGAAGACATGATGCATCCGGACCTGATGTGGACCGATCCGCACTTTCACTACAACTTCGAACGCTGCTCCCGCTTCGCGCGTTCGTTGTTCTTCCAGCGCCGCGGATTCGGCCTGTCCGACCCTGTCGACCACGTCCCCACCCTCGAGGAGCAGGCCGACGACGTCGTCGCGGTGCTCGACGACGCCGAGGTCACTCAGGCCACACTCGTCGGCGCGGCCAGCACCTGCGGCGCCCTCGCCTTGGTCGCCGCTCGGTACCCCGACCGTGTCTCCGGACTGGTTCTCGCGGAGCCCTGGTCCGACGCCCTGCTGCCCGAGGACGGCGGTCCGCCACCGGGGTGGACCGCCTGCGAGCGAGACCGGTTCGTCGAGTCGTATCGGGATGTGTATGCATGCTGGGGCCAAGGGCAGCTCACGTCCCTTACGCACCCGACCCTCGACACCCCCCACAATCGACGCATCATGGCGTTACTCGAACGTTGCTCTGCCACACCGAGAACCGCCCGGGAACATCTCGAGTGGGCTCTCCGAGCGAACTACTCGTCGGTTCTGCCGGCAATCCAATGCCCGACGAAAGTGCTGCACCAGCCGGACAGCCTGTTCGCACGAGAGGCCGTTCGCAGGGTTGCCGCGCACGTCCCGAACGGCCGATTCTACGATCTGCCGCCGATCCCGGTCGGCGCAACGCTGGGTGAAGTGCTGATCCCTGTTCTCGACCACGTGGAGGAGCTTGCCAGCGGCGTGGACCATCCGGTCGATGCGGATCGGTTTCTGGGCACGGTCCTGTTCACCGATGTCGTCCGCTCCACCGACCTGCTCGCGGAGGTCGGTGACCGCCACTTCGCGAGGTTGCTGGGCGCGCACGACAGACTCGTGCGTGTGGAGGTCGAGGCCGGCGGAGGCACGCTGGTGGGCATCGCGGGCGATGGAACCCTCAGTGTGTTCGACGGTCCGGTGGCCGCCCTTCAGTGCGCACACCGGATCATCCGAACGACGACGACTCTCGGATTGACCTTGCGTTCCGGTGTGCACGTCGGGACGGTGACCCGCGCCGGTCCCGAGTTGACCGGCATGACGGTCCACATCGGAGCGCGGATCGCCGCTTCCTCCGGGCCTGCGGAGGTGCGATGCTCCCAGGCGGTCCGCGATCTCGCGGTAGGTGCGGAGTTCGATTTCACCGACCTGGGCCGGCATCGACTCAAGGGTGTGCCCGTTCAGGTGCAGATGTTCACGGCGACGATCAGGGCCCGGCCCACACAACCTGCGCTGCCACCACGCCCGACCGTCTCGGACCGCGCAGTACTGACCATGGCACGCCGGGCTCCCAGCATGCTTCGTGAGCTCGCCCGCCTCACCGACCGTCGTAACAGGGCACGGAACGTCAGGAACTCTCGTCGTGGCGACCCTCCGGAAGACAACGTGTCGACAAGGCCCTGA
- a CDS encoding SIMPL domain-containing protein: MTQPPVTITVTGHAERTIAPDRCTVVLRAHADGTSRKQAAEPVAAAVATITDLVTELREHSPSPVKRWTFDRVRHSRRRPFSREGKNRPWVYNSSASITVTFHEFDAVGAFVERVAALEVVTVADIRWWITRKAQQKRLARVRDLAVGDALAKAKAYTASLGLNTIRAVAIADPGMLGSQPSPVHTAGAPMMHTAMLRSDAIGAPESAEPELVFEPDHVTLTADVEARFEAH, encoded by the coding sequence ATGACCCAGCCTCCCGTCACGATCACCGTCACCGGTCATGCCGAACGCACCATCGCGCCCGACCGGTGCACGGTGGTGTTGCGCGCGCACGCCGACGGCACGTCGCGCAAGCAGGCCGCAGAACCGGTGGCCGCGGCGGTCGCCACGATCACCGATCTCGTGACCGAATTGCGGGAGCACTCCCCGAGCCCGGTGAAGCGGTGGACCTTCGATCGGGTGCGCCACAGCCGGCGACGCCCGTTCAGCCGCGAGGGCAAGAATCGGCCCTGGGTGTACAACTCGTCGGCGTCGATCACCGTGACCTTCCACGAGTTCGACGCGGTGGGCGCCTTCGTCGAGCGGGTTGCGGCGCTCGAGGTGGTCACCGTCGCCGATATCCGCTGGTGGATCACCCGCAAGGCCCAGCAGAAGCGACTCGCGCGGGTCCGCGATCTCGCGGTGGGCGACGCACTGGCCAAGGCGAAGGCGTATACGGCGTCGCTGGGCCTCAACACGATTCGCGCGGTGGCTATCGCCGATCCGGGCATGCTCGGCTCCCAGCCCTCCCCCGTCCACACGGCGGGCGCTCCCATGATGCACACCGCGATGTTGCGGTCGGATGCGATCGGTGCGCCCGAGTCCGCCGAGCCGGAGTTGGTGTTCGAACCCGACCACGTCACCCTCACCGCCGACGTAGAAGCGCGGTTCGAAGCCCATTAG
- a CDS encoding TetR/AcrR family transcriptional regulator yields the protein MTPGPFRLVEGGMAKDGGKGKGPTRGAQLRFLDAGLDVLGREGHAGLKLATVCKAAGATTGSFYHAFPSWPEFTTALIGYWREEKSDLLIRRAAEISDPVERLTALIDIGLQLPHDSEAAIRVWAAHDPDVRAVQTGTDEERRRIIADAYFEATGDRDLAERNATVAMYLLVGYESGTYRDRDALGWAFRSFMEKGLPT from the coding sequence GTGACCCCCGGACCCTTCCGGCTGGTAGAAGGGGGTATGGCGAAGGACGGCGGAAAAGGGAAGGGGCCCACACGCGGCGCCCAATTGCGCTTCCTCGACGCCGGACTCGACGTGCTCGGCCGCGAAGGCCACGCCGGACTCAAACTCGCCACCGTCTGCAAGGCCGCCGGCGCCACCACCGGGTCCTTCTACCATGCGTTTCCCAGTTGGCCGGAGTTCACCACAGCGCTCATCGGTTACTGGCGCGAAGAGAAGAGCGACCTGCTCATCCGCCGCGCCGCGGAGATTTCCGATCCTGTCGAACGGCTCACCGCGCTCATCGACATCGGACTGCAGTTGCCCCACGATTCCGAGGCCGCGATCCGGGTGTGGGCCGCTCACGATCCCGACGTGCGCGCCGTCCAGACCGGCACCGATGAGGAACGTCGCCGGATCATTGCCGACGCCTACTTCGAGGCCACCGGCGATCGTGACCTCGCCGAGCGCAACGCGACGGTCGCGATGTATCTGCTGGTCGGCTACGAAAGCGGTACCTACCGCGACCGCGACGCGCTCGGGTGGGCTTTCCGCTCGTTCATGGAGAAGGGCCTGCCCACCTGA
- a CDS encoding phosphatidylinositol mannoside acyltransferase: MTTKDRVRDLGYAAGWRAVCALPEKPATRLFEMAADRAARDGGPIQLRRNLARVLSTTPDQVPDELVRASLRSYARYWCEAFRLPSMDPVRLAETIDSAATGLEHIHEAVARGRGAVLALPHSGNWDLAGVWIVQRIGTPTVVAERLQPESLFRRFVRFRERLGFEIIPLTGGTVPPFERLTVRIREGRFVGLLGERDLTGVGVPVTFFGEPACMPAGPARLAMDTGAPLLPVHCWFTPGGWGFHVDAPIDTAGSVQATTQSLADRFAAGIAAHPADWHMLQPVWTADRRGHAQTPGSE; this comes from the coding sequence ATGACTACGAAGGACCGGGTCCGGGATCTCGGGTACGCAGCGGGTTGGCGGGCGGTATGCGCGCTTCCGGAGAAACCGGCGACGCGCCTGTTCGAGATGGCCGCGGATCGTGCGGCGCGAGACGGTGGGCCGATCCAACTACGACGCAATCTTGCTCGGGTGTTGTCCACTACTCCGGATCAGGTGCCCGACGAACTCGTACGCGCGAGCCTGCGTTCCTACGCGCGGTACTGGTGTGAAGCATTCCGGTTGCCGTCGATGGACCCGGTACGGCTGGCCGAGACCATCGACTCCGCGGCCACCGGACTCGAACACATTCACGAGGCCGTCGCTCGTGGACGCGGAGCTGTCTTGGCGCTTCCGCACAGCGGCAACTGGGACCTGGCGGGAGTATGGATCGTACAGCGGATCGGCACACCGACTGTCGTGGCCGAGCGGTTGCAACCGGAATCGTTGTTCCGCCGCTTCGTCCGGTTCCGTGAACGTCTGGGTTTCGAGATCATCCCGCTCACCGGTGGCACGGTTCCACCGTTCGAGCGGCTGACCGTCCGCATTCGGGAGGGACGGTTCGTCGGGCTCCTCGGCGAGCGTGATCTGACAGGAGTGGGCGTTCCGGTCACTTTCTTCGGCGAGCCGGCCTGCATGCCGGCCGGCCCGGCCCGGCTGGCGATGGACACCGGCGCACCGCTGCTGCCGGTGCACTGCTGGTTCACTCCGGGCGGCTGGGGATTCCATGTCGACGCGCCGATCGATACCGCAGGCAGCGTACAGGCCACGACGCAGTCCCTGGCCGACCGGTTTGCCGCCGGCATCGCCGCGCATCCCGCCGACTGGCACATGCTGCAACCGGTGTGGACGGCCGACCGGCGGGGCCACGCACAGACGCCCGGTAGCGAGTGA
- a CDS encoding oxygenase MpaB family protein — MSKTNRTLGMNPETHFREIYRTLSTYEFPWDINQALSFALFRTYAVPSVGKLLYETGQFTEDTQKRYDDTSLLLEVPLLHGFDSEEGKSAIRRINQMHRMYDITNDDFLYVLSTFVVVPQRWIRDYGWRQLTDDELLASVRYYQTLGRHMGIKNIPETFEGFETLMDDYEHEHFAYDAGARAVADSTMDLLASFYPRPAKRIVNLFSRTLMDEPLLDAFRYKHPHPLARKASLAAMKARAFAVSKMPARRKPKHVYEMSRIRSYPNGFDIRAMGTFAPGCPVDHSSPTADSVG; from the coding sequence GTGAGCAAGACCAACCGCACCCTCGGCATGAACCCCGAAACCCACTTCCGAGAGATCTACCGAACGCTCTCCACCTACGAATTCCCGTGGGATATCAACCAAGCCCTCAGCTTCGCACTGTTCCGCACCTACGCGGTCCCCAGCGTGGGCAAACTCCTTTACGAAACAGGGCAATTCACCGAAGACACCCAGAAGCGCTACGACGACACCTCGCTCCTCCTCGAGGTCCCCCTACTGCACGGATTCGACAGCGAGGAAGGCAAGTCCGCGATCCGTCGCATCAATCAGATGCACCGCATGTACGACATCACCAACGACGACTTCCTGTACGTGTTGTCGACCTTCGTCGTCGTGCCGCAACGCTGGATCCGCGACTACGGGTGGCGACAACTCACCGACGACGAGCTCCTCGCCTCCGTGCGCTACTACCAGACACTCGGCCGTCACATGGGAATCAAGAACATCCCCGAGACGTTCGAAGGGTTCGAAACCTTGATGGACGATTACGAACACGAGCACTTCGCCTACGACGCGGGCGCGCGGGCTGTTGCCGACTCCACGATGGATCTGCTCGCATCGTTCTATCCGCGACCCGCGAAACGCATCGTGAACCTGTTCAGCCGCACCCTCATGGACGAACCCCTCCTCGACGCGTTCCGTTACAAGCATCCACACCCGCTCGCACGGAAGGCATCCCTGGCCGCCATGAAGGCACGTGCCTTCGCCGTCTCGAAGATGCCGGCGCGACGCAAGCCGAAGCACGTCTACGAGATGAGTCGGATCCGCAGCTACCCCAACGGGTTCGACATCCGGGCAATGGGCACCTTCGCGCCCGGCTGTCCGGTGGACCACTCGTCTCCGACAGCGGACAGCGTGGGCTGA
- a CDS encoding GlsB/YeaQ/YmgE family stress response membrane protein, translating to MLGLGILGWIIIGGLAGWIGSKIMGTDAQQGILLNIVVGVIGGLIGGFLLKVFGVDVEGGGLIFSFLTCLLGAVILLFVVKAATGRGVRR from the coding sequence ATGCTCGGACTCGGAATCCTCGGTTGGATCATCATCGGTGGTCTCGCCGGCTGGATCGGTAGCAAGATCATGGGCACCGACGCCCAGCAGGGCATTCTCCTCAATATCGTTGTCGGCGTCATCGGCGGCTTGATCGGTGGCTTCCTGCTCAAGGTCTTCGGCGTGGATGTCGAAGGCGGCGGACTGATCTTCAGCTTCCTGACCTGCCTCCTCGGCGCGGTCATCCTGCTGTTCGTCGTCAAGGCCGCCACCGGCCGGGGCGTGCGCCGCTAA
- a CDS encoding ABC transporter permease, with the protein MTTIPAPVPLDTGPSHTSFTGTPQLVRLCLRRDRIVLPLWVLIIGVLLPMTYAGSIESIYPTAADLERFAVATAAGPALIAMYGPIFEATTGAVAIWKAGALYTAIGVAVILTVIRHTRAEEESGRSELVDSTVVGRYAELTAALLVAAGASILTGAGFALVLWLYDLPAAGSVGFGSALAASGLVYTGVAAVAAQLTASARPARGLALGTLGVFFALRAVGDAGSGTLSWLSPQGWSLQLRPFADERWWVLLLHATATVVTVTAAYVLLHRRDLGGGLLAERPGEKSAGPSLAGPVGLARRMHRGSMLAWSIALFLYGLLFGSAAHGLGNQLGDNETVDAVIARLGGTAVLEDAFVALALTMLGIAASAYAISATLRLHYEETAHRAESVIAGCVGRLHWVLSHLMFAMFGPAVALLTAGVAVALTYGAAVGDIAGTAPASLAGAVVQLPAVWICVGVTMVLFGWLPRFTPAAWAVYVMFLLIFSVGSLAELPQWALDAEPFGHLPKLPGAAFTPAPVMGEILLAIILIIVGAVGFRRRDLT; encoded by the coding sequence ATGACCACGATTCCGGCACCTGTCCCCCTCGACACCGGCCCCTCCCACACCAGTTTCACCGGCACACCCCAGCTGGTGCGTCTGTGCCTGCGCCGCGACAGGATCGTGCTGCCACTGTGGGTCCTGATCATCGGGGTGCTGCTGCCGATGACCTATGCCGGCAGCATCGAGTCGATCTACCCCACCGCGGCGGATCTGGAGCGTTTCGCCGTCGCGACCGCGGCCGGCCCGGCCCTGATCGCGATGTACGGGCCGATTTTCGAGGCCACGACCGGCGCGGTGGCCATCTGGAAGGCCGGTGCGCTGTATACCGCGATCGGGGTCGCGGTGATTCTGACCGTCATCCGGCACACCCGCGCCGAGGAGGAATCCGGCAGGTCCGAGCTGGTCGACTCGACCGTCGTCGGCCGGTACGCGGAGCTCACGGCCGCACTGCTCGTCGCCGCAGGCGCGTCCATCCTCACGGGAGCGGGATTCGCGCTCGTCCTGTGGCTGTACGACCTACCGGCAGCGGGCTCGGTCGGATTCGGGAGTGCCCTGGCGGCAAGTGGTCTGGTGTACACCGGGGTCGCAGCGGTTGCCGCACAACTGACCGCCTCGGCCCGTCCGGCCCGCGGTCTCGCGCTCGGAACCCTGGGGGTGTTCTTCGCGCTGCGTGCCGTCGGGGACGCCGGGTCCGGGACGCTGTCGTGGCTGTCCCCGCAGGGCTGGTCGCTGCAACTGCGCCCGTTCGCCGACGAACGCTGGTGGGTGCTGCTGCTGCACGCGACCGCCACCGTAGTCACGGTCACCGCTGCCTACGTGCTGCTTCACCGCCGTGACCTCGGCGGCGGACTTCTCGCCGAGCGACCCGGCGAGAAGTCCGCCGGTCCGAGCCTGGCCGGACCTGTCGGACTCGCGCGGCGGATGCACCGCGGCTCCATGCTCGCGTGGAGCATCGCATTGTTCCTCTACGGGCTGCTGTTCGGCAGCGCTGCCCACGGGCTCGGCAACCAGCTCGGCGACAACGAGACTGTCGATGCGGTCATCGCACGGCTCGGTGGCACAGCCGTGCTCGAAGATGCATTCGTGGCGCTGGCACTGACCATGCTGGGCATCGCGGCGTCGGCCTATGCCATCTCCGCCACCCTGCGACTGCACTACGAAGAAACCGCGCACCGCGCCGAGTCGGTCATCGCCGGCTGCGTCGGTCGACTTCATTGGGTGCTGAGCCACCTGATGTTCGCGATGTTCGGCCCAGCGGTGGCACTGCTCACGGCGGGTGTAGCCGTGGCCCTCACCTACGGCGCCGCGGTCGGAGACATCGCCGGCACCGCCCCCGCCTCGCTCGCCGGTGCCGTGGTGCAACTGCCCGCGGTCTGGATCTGCGTCGGCGTCACCATGGTGCTGTTCGGGTGGCTACCGCGGTTCACCCCGGCCGCGTGGGCGGTCTACGTGATGTTTCTACTGATCTTCAGCGTCGGCTCGCTCGCAGAGCTTCCGCAGTGGGCACTCGACGCGGAACCGTTCGGGCATCTGCCGAAACTGCCCGGAGCGGCGTTCACTCCGGCACCGGTGATGGGAGAAATACTGCTCGCGATCATTCTGATCATTGTCGGAGCGGTCGGATTCCGCCGGCGCGATCTCACATGA
- a CDS encoding DUF6544 family protein: protein MIELFLAPLAMSTHTGRTLSEVRGSSEPFSPALIESLPPAARRWITHAVAGGTPMAAAVRLEMSGQIRLGSWRPFTAVQLLAPATGFIWAATTRIGPVPISGYDRFTAGTGEMRWRLGEFIPMVSATGRDVSDSAIGRLAGESIFVPTTFPLARWRGDEILASATWTVAGREETVRLDIAEDGALRGLRMLRWGNPDGHGFGRYPFIVTVEAERRFGGMTIASRIGARWDTGTGSDGEFFRPEIIGAHFA from the coding sequence GTGATCGAACTGTTCCTCGCGCCGCTCGCCATGTCGACGCACACTGGGCGCACCCTGTCCGAGGTTCGGGGCAGCAGCGAACCGTTCTCCCCGGCCCTGATCGAATCCCTGCCACCTGCTGCGCGGCGCTGGATCACCCATGCGGTTGCCGGGGGCACACCGATGGCCGCAGCAGTACGACTGGAGATGTCCGGGCAGATCCGGCTCGGATCCTGGCGGCCGTTCACCGCCGTGCAACTTCTCGCCCCGGCGACAGGATTCATCTGGGCTGCGACCACCCGGATCGGCCCTGTGCCCATATCGGGATACGACCGTTTCACCGCCGGAACAGGTGAGATGCGATGGCGGCTCGGAGAATTCATTCCGATGGTGTCCGCCACCGGCCGGGATGTGAGCGACAGTGCGATCGGCCGCCTGGCCGGAGAGAGCATCTTCGTGCCTACGACTTTTCCCCTCGCGCGGTGGAGAGGCGACGAAATCCTCGCGTCCGCGACCTGGACGGTGGCGGGCCGCGAGGAGACGGTACGCCTGGACATCGCCGAGGACGGGGCGCTGCGCGGGCTGCGGATGCTGCGGTGGGGCAACCCCGACGGGCATGGCTTCGGCCGGTACCCATTCATCGTCACCGTCGAGGCCGAGCGCCGGTTCGGTGGCATGACCATCGCCTCGCGCATCGGCGCGAGGTGGGACACGGGCACCGGCTCGGACGGCGAGTTCTTTCGTCCCGAGATCATCGGAGCCCATTTCGCTTGA
- a CDS encoding phosphatase PAP2 family protein: MVVTESSPPVSPRLVRSMFIPAVGVALVLTLLAAATVPIRDRLYLSVAQAVEGSFLGPLAGLVADRGLLVLVAFTGVLAAWLWRNDRRGFGTLAVGGIGVVGAYLSSELVKLVVTEPRPCRALGIATVLECPEVGDWSWPSNHSVIAASFATACVLAAPRLIWLVAPLAAVLAFSRVTVGVHYVHDVLSGMALGVLVVSLVVALLLPFASRLPILSRETPSNGEESGHRVAQGVD, translated from the coding sequence ATGGTCGTCACCGAGAGTTCACCTCCTGTCTCCCCACGGTTGGTCCGTTCGATGTTCATCCCTGCCGTAGGGGTCGCACTCGTGCTGACTCTGCTCGCGGCAGCGACGGTGCCGATCCGCGATCGCCTGTATCTGTCCGTCGCCCAGGCGGTGGAAGGATCGTTTCTCGGGCCCCTCGCGGGTCTCGTCGCCGACAGGGGACTGCTCGTCCTCGTCGCCTTCACCGGTGTACTGGCGGCCTGGTTGTGGCGGAACGACCGCCGGGGCTTCGGCACCCTCGCCGTCGGCGGAATCGGAGTGGTGGGTGCCTACCTGTCGAGTGAACTCGTCAAACTGGTGGTGACGGAGCCGCGCCCGTGTCGCGCTCTCGGGATCGCGACGGTCCTGGAGTGTCCCGAGGTGGGTGACTGGTCCTGGCCGTCCAACCATTCCGTCATCGCCGCCTCGTTCGCCACCGCGTGTGTGCTTGCGGCTCCGCGTCTGATCTGGCTGGTCGCGCCGCTCGCGGCGGTGCTCGCGTTCTCCCGGGTGACGGTGGGGGTGCACTACGTGCACGACGTGTTGTCGGGCATGGCGCTCGGTGTACTCGTGGTGTCACTCGTCGTCGCGTTGCTCCTGCCCTTCGCATCGCGGCTTCCCATCCTGTCCCGCGAAACCCCGTCGAACGGGGAGGAGTCTGGACACCGGGTGGCCCAGGGCGTTGACTGA
- a CDS encoding competence/damage-inducible protein A, translating into MSVRAGIIVTGTEVLTGRIADQNGPWLSDQLLKLGVDVAHITICGDRPADLTAQLHFLADQGVDLIVTSGGLGPTADDLTVPTVAEFCDRELLLDPELEEHIASVIRRFRPDTPDLDAGPTRIGIRKQAYVPAGATALPPTGTAPGVVIPAVARNRPVPTIVILPGPPGELQAMWPSAVTSPAVAEVLSRADDLQQETVRAYGLHEAQLAETLRRAEAEIPGLECLEITTCLRHGELDMVTRFASGDADVYRRLLDVLTEHHGRQIFSTDGSTIDDQLIAALDGRSIATAESCTGGLVAARLTDRPGSSAYVMGGVVSYSNDAKSDLIDVPAEMIAAHGAVSEQVAAAMAEGARRRLKVDVAVSTTGIAGPDGGTEDKPVGTVCFGVAIEGRPTYTVTRRFPGNRERVRTLTTTAALHLVVAQLNRG; encoded by the coding sequence GTGAGCGTGCGTGCAGGAATCATCGTGACCGGGACCGAAGTGCTGACCGGGAGGATCGCCGACCAGAACGGACCGTGGTTGTCCGATCAGCTCTTGAAGCTCGGCGTCGACGTCGCTCACATCACGATCTGCGGCGACCGGCCCGCCGACCTGACCGCACAACTGCATTTCCTCGCCGACCAGGGCGTCGACCTCATCGTCACCAGTGGTGGTCTCGGCCCCACCGCCGACGATCTCACCGTCCCCACCGTCGCCGAGTTCTGCGATCGTGAGCTGCTGCTCGACCCCGAACTCGAAGAACACATCGCGAGTGTCATCCGCCGCTTCCGCCCGGACACCCCGGATCTCGACGCAGGGCCGACGCGTATCGGGATCCGCAAGCAGGCGTACGTTCCCGCCGGTGCCACCGCTCTGCCGCCCACGGGTACAGCGCCGGGCGTGGTCATCCCTGCGGTGGCGCGCAACCGGCCGGTCCCGACCATCGTGATCCTTCCCGGCCCGCCCGGTGAGCTGCAGGCGATGTGGCCGAGCGCGGTCACCTCACCTGCGGTCGCCGAGGTGCTGTCCCGAGCCGACGACCTACAGCAGGAAACTGTGCGCGCCTACGGGTTACACGAGGCGCAACTCGCCGAGACACTACGCCGGGCCGAAGCAGAGATCCCCGGCCTCGAGTGCCTCGAGATCACCACATGCCTTCGACACGGTGAACTCGACATGGTGACGCGATTCGCCTCCGGTGACGCGGACGTCTATCGTCGCCTGCTCGATGTCCTCACCGAACACCATGGACGCCAGATTTTCTCCACCGACGGTTCCACCATCGACGACCAGCTGATCGCAGCCCTCGACGGCCGCTCGATCGCGACCGCGGAGTCGTGCACCGGCGGACTCGTCGCCGCGCGTCTCACCGACCGCCCCGGATCGTCGGCGTATGTCATGGGTGGCGTGGTCTCGTACTCCAACGACGCGAAGTCCGATCTGATCGACGTACCGGCCGAGATGATCGCCGCGCACGGGGCGGTGAGCGAACAGGTCGCCGCAGCCATGGCCGAGGGCGCCCGACGTCGCCTGAAGGTCGACGTCGCGGTCTCCACCACCGGGATCGCCGGCCCCGACGGTGGCACCGAGGACAAGCCGGTGGGCACGGTCTGCTTCGGCGTCGCTATCGAGGGACGGCCGACCTACACCGTCACCCGCCGCTTCCCCGGGAACCGCGAGCGGGTTCGAACTCTCACCACCACGGCCGCGCTGCATCTGGTTGTCGCACAGCTCAATCGGGGCTGA
- a CDS encoding glutaredoxin domain-containing protein — MWRTWILSAAMVAVATVVLLTGSFDVTSGVTAVVLLAMAWVASPLFFPHHVDDATARRDAMDRGVPVVYWRPGCTFCIRLRATLRTRAHRAIWVNIWRDPAAAARVREVNGGNETVPTVFVGDVSRTNPDPRWFRDQLG; from the coding sequence ATGTGGCGAACCTGGATCCTGTCCGCGGCGATGGTGGCCGTCGCGACCGTCGTTCTACTCACCGGTTCATTCGATGTGACCTCGGGGGTGACTGCGGTAGTACTGCTCGCGATGGCGTGGGTCGCTTCTCCCCTGTTCTTCCCCCATCATGTCGACGACGCGACCGCTCGTCGCGACGCAATGGACCGCGGCGTTCCCGTGGTGTACTGGCGCCCGGGATGCACCTTCTGTATCCGGCTGCGCGCCACCCTGCGCACGCGAGCACATCGCGCGATCTGGGTGAACATCTGGCGGGATCCCGCCGCCGCGGCACGGGTGCGAGAAGTCAACGGCGGGAACGAAACGGTGCCCACCGTGTTCGTCGGCGATGTGTCGCGTACCAATCCCGACCCGCGCTGGTTCCGCGACCAGCTGGGCTGA
- a CDS encoding Rv1733c family protein: MIRGDTAAVRWWRLRPWSANPLMRGSDRLEAVAVVLLIAILLLLVPVAGVIGTASYAQLTERSHQQVIEARQVPAIVLDDDPDDVAVRDPLSESPSRLGPVLARWEVEGVEHTGLVGLDSRGETGETVRIRVDEKGDYMPAPRTGTENAIAALGAALAFLVLETVGCVVTLLGIHGVMNRHRISQWHREWQDARQLPGWPIG; encoded by the coding sequence ATGATCCGCGGAGACACGGCAGCGGTTCGGTGGTGGCGCTTGCGACCGTGGAGCGCGAACCCGCTCATGCGCGGCAGTGACCGCCTCGAGGCTGTCGCGGTCGTGCTTCTGATCGCAATCTTGCTGCTGTTGGTGCCTGTCGCCGGGGTCATCGGTACCGCCTCGTATGCGCAGCTGACCGAACGATCGCACCAGCAGGTGATCGAAGCGCGGCAGGTGCCAGCGATCGTTCTCGATGATGATCCGGACGATGTGGCGGTGCGTGACCCGTTGTCCGAGTCTCCATCGCGTCTCGGGCCGGTACTTGCGCGATGGGAGGTGGAAGGCGTCGAGCACACGGGCCTGGTGGGTCTCGACTCTCGGGGCGAGACAGGCGAGACGGTGCGCATCCGGGTCGACGAGAAGGGCGACTATATGCCTGCTCCCCGCACCGGAACCGAGAACGCGATCGCTGCGCTGGGTGCGGCACTGGCATTCCTCGTCCTCGAAACCGTCGGATGCGTGGTCACACTGCTCGGAATCCACGGCGTGATGAACAGGCATCGAATCTCTCAGTGGCACCGGGAGTGGCAGGACGCGCGACAACTTCCTGGATGGCCCATCGGCTGA